One region of Brassica napus cultivar Da-Ae chromosome A10, Da-Ae, whole genome shotgun sequence genomic DNA includes:
- the LOC106372393 gene encoding uncharacterized protein LOC106372393, which yields MYLPLLFLLLLSSSLSHQALGRGRGRSLPGGSSDPSSRITVVGVVYCDTCSINTFSRQSYFLQGVEVHVSCRFKASSPKTTEEVNISVNRTTNTNGVYKLEIPHVDGIDCVDGIAIASQCSAKLLKPSDNNVGCNIPVFQTAANEVSIKSKQDRVCIYSLSALSYKPSHKNTTLCEKRRRQREEADEKMENKLSDSKLFWPYMPPYWFPWPYSTLPPLPTLPPLPSFPFPFLPLGNPNPALPAFDWRDPTTWIPYLPRFPPSDNNP from the exons ATGTatcttcctcttctctttcttctccttctatCTTCTAGCTTGTCACATCAAGCTTTAGGCCGTGGTCGTGGCCGGTCACTACCGGGAGGAAGCTCGGACCCTTCTTCTCGCATCACAGTCGTCGGAGTTGTCTACTGTGACACTTGTTCAATCAACACTTTTTCAAGACAGAGCTATTTCTTACAAG GAGTGGAAGTTCATGTGAGCTGTAGATTCAAAGCGAGTTCACCAAAAACAACAGAGGAAGTGAATATATCAGTAAACAGAACAACAAACACAAACGGCGTTTACAAGCTCGAGATCCCTCACGTCGACGGGATCGATTGCGTCGACGGAATCGCCATAGCGTCTCAGTGCAGCGCCAAGCTACTCAAACCTTCCGACAACAACGTAGGCTGCAACATCCCCGTTTTTCAGACAGCAGCCAACGAAGTATCCATCAAGTCAAAGCAAGATCGTGTCTGTATCTACAGCTTAAGCGCTCTCAGCTACAAACCTTCTCACAAAAACACCACACTCTGTGAAAAGAGACGTCGCCAGCGAGAGGAGGCGGATGAGAAGATGGAGAATAAGTTGAGCGATTCGAAGCTCTTCTGGCCTTACATGCCACCGTACTGGTTCCCTTGGCCGTACTCGACTCTGCCACCGTTGCCTACTCTGCCTCCGCTACCGTCTTTCCCTTTCCCGTTTCTTCCTTTAGGAAACCCTAATCCAGCATTGCCGGCGTTTGATTGGAGAGATCCTACAACTTGGATACCTTATCTCCCACGTTTTCCTCCAAGTGATAATAATCCTTAG
- the LOC106369960 gene encoding protein MICRORCHIDIA 5: MDSSPKINPKKPMLVVGSTTNPKPYVVTGPPPGFSSKPGLKRYSDDRDSNNLAIKKSRTVVSAQDGKKIVALDVKPLAIVEADTPRLSRQFWKAGDDNEDEPVPRYCSNDAAVRVHPQFLHANATSHKWALGALAELLDNSLDEVCNGATYVHVNSATNEKDGKSSILIVEDNGGGMDPGRFRECLSLGYSRKRNMANKVGQYGNGFKTSTMRLGADAIVFSRCRGTNGNKTTQSIGMLSYTFLYETRKCEAIVPTVDFELVDNTWKEITYNSTDEWFDNLETIVKWSPYSTQDQLFEQFDHLEEQGTRIVIYNLWDDDEGKLELDFDTDPHDIQLRGVNRDEKNIEMAKTYPNSRHFLTYRHSLRSYVSILYLRLPPNFKIILRGKEVEHHSLLDDMMMTEDKTYRPVRSAECSSNEEMVADLKLGFVKDAHHHIDIQGFNVYHKNRLIKPFWRVWNAAGSDGRGVIGLVEANFIQPAHNKQGFERTAVLAKLENRLLSYQKTYWTSRCHEIGYAPRRKQANHVTSSIETTRQGDKKSEVPFNNVKHDKGPSSNAAPARFMQNGQSSGGNQLNSQGATQPRVVGDRMIPDNRIKIEKHGHGTSFNEARSVNQAAELQKVKDESAKHVAELQRQRGQLESQNKQLKAKIQDLEKSKDDSQKLVSKLLNQLKQSAAKIQDMEKTQKVTDNNSGKLVVELSNQLKQSNSKIQDLEKTQKFKDDESAKLVNELKIQKALLEEGLKKVRDGSTKLVDELQREKAMLEEESHKLKQSEAKIQDLEKSQIEVTAIFQEERARRDVIEHDLRKMLRVSPLPKQIYGIFNYLHSYSFHFGKRYRNLLIPSVR, encoded by the exons ATGGATTCTTCTCCTAAAATCAATCCTAAGAAACCAATGCTAGTTGTCGGAAGCACgaccaaccctaaaccctacgtTGTCACCGGTCCGCCTCCCGGTTTCTCCTCCAAGCCGGGACTCAAGAGATATTCAGATGACCGTGATTCTAATAACTTGGCTATAAAGAAATCTAGGACAGTGGTTAGCGCTCAGGATGGTAAAAAGATTGTTGCTTTGGATGTTAAACCGTTGGCGATCGTGGAAGCGGACACTCCGAGGCTTTCTAGACAGTTTTGGAAAGCAGGAGATGATAATGAAGATGAGCCTGTGCCTCGCTATT GTAGCAATGATGCTGCGGTTAGGGTCCatcctcagtttcttcatgcTAATGCTACCAGTCACAAGTGGGCACTTGGAGCTTTGGCTGAACTTCTAGACAATTCTCTAGACGAG GTATGTAATGGGGCTACATATGTTCATGTTAACTCAGCAACAAATGAAAAAGATGGGAAGAGCAGCATTCTCATAGTTGAAG ACAATGGAGGTGGGATGGATCCGGGTAGGTTTAGAGAGTGTCTTTCTTTGGGGTATTCAAGAAAACGCAATATGGCTAATAAAGTTGGTCAAT ATGGGAATGGATTCAAGACTAGTACAATGAGGCTTGGTGCTGATGCAATTGTCTTCTCACGCTGTAGAGGAACCAATGGAAACAA AACAACACAGAGCATTGGTATGTTATCATATACGTTTCTTTACGAGACAAGGAAATGTGAAGCCATTGTCCCCACG GTTGATTTTGAGCTGGTAGATAACACCTGGAAGGAGATAACATACAACTCCACTGATGAGTGGTTTGATAATCTAGAGACTATTGTGAAGTGGTCTCCTTATTCAACCCAAGACCAATTATTCGAGCAG TTTGATCACCTAGAAGAGCAAGGTACTAGGATCGTGATTTATAATCTATGGGATGATGATGAAGGGAAGCTGgaacttgattttgatacagATCCTCAT GATATTCAACTAAGAGGTGTAAACAGAGATGAGAAGAACATAGAAATGGCGAAAACGTATCCTAACTCGAGGCACTTCCTAACGTATCGCCACTCTCTACGT AGTTATGTATCGATTCTGTATCTCAGACTTCCGCCAAACTTCAAGATCATTCTTCGTGGCAAAGAAGTGGAACATCACAGCTTATTAGACGACATGATGATGACCGAAGACAAAACATACAGACCTGTGCGTTCTGCAGAATGTTCATCAAATGAAGAA atgGTTGCTGATCTGAAGCTTGGTTTTGTGAAAGATGCTCATCATCACATTGACATACAAGGGTTCAATGTTTACCACAAGAACCGGCTTATCAAG CCATTTTGGAGGGTTTGGAATGCTGCTGGAAGTGATGGACGTGGTGTTATTGGTTTAGTGGAAGCTAATTTCATACAACCAGCTCATAATAAGCAAGGGTTTGAGCGAACTGCTGTTCTTGCTAAACTTGAAAACCGATTGCTCTCATATCAAAAGACCTATtg GACTTCAAGGTGCCACGAGATTGGTTATGCGCCAAGGCGGAAGCAAGCTAATCATGTAACTTCCTCCATAGAGACTACTCGACAGGGGGACAAGAAATCAGAAGTACCTTTCAACAACGTCAAGCATGATAAGGGACCTTCTTCTAATGCAGCACCGGCTCGATTCATGCAAAATGGCCAATCATCTGGTGGAAACCAGCTAAACTCTCAg GGTGCTACACAACCAAGAGTTGTTGGTGACAGAATGATACCTGACAACAGGATCAAGATCGAGAAACATGGGCATGGGACAAG CTTCAATGAAGCAAGGTCAGTTAATCAAGCAGCCGAGTTGCAGAAGGTGAAAGACGAATCAGCAAAACATGTGGCTGAGTTGCAGAGACAGAGAGGACAGCTTGAGTCGCAA AACAAACAGCTAAAGGCTAAGATTCAAGATTTGGAGAAGTCAAAAGATGACTCGCAAAAACTGGTGTCTAAGCTATTGAACCAGCTAAAACAGTCTGCAGCTAAGATTCAAGACATGGAGAAGACGCAGAAGGTAACAGATAACAACTCAGGAAAACTTGTGGTTGAGTTGTCTAACCAGCTCAAGCAGTCAAATTCCAAGATTCAAGACTTGGAGAAGACACAGAAGTTTAAAGATGATGAATCAGCAAAATTGGTTAATGAGTTGAAGATACAGAAAGCACTGCTTGAAGAGGGCTTGAAGAAGGTGAGAGATGGATCAACAAAACTGGTAGATGAGCTGCAGAGAGAGAAAGCAATGCTTGAGGAAGAATCACATAAG CTCAAACAGTCAGAAGCTAAGATTCAAGACTTGGAGAAGTCGCAGATTGAAGTGACTGCGATCTTTCAAGAAGAAAGAGCACGTAGAGATGTGATTGAACATGACTTGAGGAAGATGCTACGGGTTAGTCCTTTACCTAAACAAATATATGGTATTTTTAATTATCTCCATTCATACTCATTTCATTTTGGTAAACGTTATAGGAATCTTCTGATACCATCCGTGCGCTAA
- the LOC106372390 gene encoding glucose-6-phosphate 1-dehydrogenase 2, chloroplastic-like, whose protein sequence is MMASLSSSVTSRPYRSGYLGSFSPVNGSNRHRSLSFLSAFPRGLSSHELCIRFQRNSTRTSVFMQDGAIVTNSNSTETTTSLKGLKEEVLSVIAQEAAKVGEGSNGQNQSTVSITVVGASGDLAKKKIFPALFALYYEDCLPEHFTIFGYSRSKMTDGELRNMVSNTLTCRIDKRANCGEKMEEFLKRCFYHSGQYDSQEHFTELDKKLKGHEAGRISNRLFYLSIPPNIFVDAVKCASSSASSVNGWTRVIVEKPFGRDSETSAALTNSLKQYLEEDQIFRIDHYLGKELVENLSVLRFSNLIFEPLWSRQYIRNVQFIFSEDFGTEGRGGYFDHYGIIRDIMQNHLLQILALFAMETPVSLDAEDIRNEKVKVLRSMRPIQVEDVVIGQYKSHTKGGVTYPGYTDDKTVPKDSLTPTFAAAALFIDNARWDGVPFLMKAGKALHTRRAEIRVQFRHVPGNLYNRNNTGCDLDKATNELVIRVQPDEAIYLKINNKVPGLGMRLDRSNLNLLYSARYSKEIPDAYERLLLDAIEGERRLFIRSDELDAAWSLFTPLLKEIEEKKRIPEYYPYGSRGPVGAHYLAAKHKVQWGDISLDQ, encoded by the exons ATGATGGCGTCTCTGTCTTCCTCCGTCACTTCACGTCCATATCGTTCTGGTTATTTGGGTTCTTTCTCACCGGTTAACGGTAGTAACAGACATCGATCACTCTCGTTCCTGTCTGCTTTTCCTCGAGGATTGAGTTCTCATGAGCTCTGTATTAGATTCCAGAGGAACTCCACTCGTACTTCTGTCTTTATGCAAGATG GTGCAATAGTCACCAATTCAAATTCAACAGAGACTACAACTTCTCTTAAGGGATTGAAAGAGGAGGTGTTATCAGTAATAGCTCAAGAAGCAGCCAAGGTTGGAGAAGGATCTAATGGTCAGAATCAGTCAACAGTTAGTATCACAGTGGTTGGAGCCTCTGGTGATCTCGCCAAGAAGAAGATTTTCCCGGCTCTTTTTGCACTTTACTATGAAGACTGTCTTCCTGAG CATTTTACGATATTCGGTTATTCTAGGAGTAAGATGACAGATGGTGAACTTAGAAACATGGTTAGCAACACCCTCACCTGTAGGATTGATAAGAG GGCAAACTGTGGTGAGAAGatggaagagtttctcaagaGATGCTTTTACCATTCTGGTCAGTACGATTCTCAGGAACATTTTACTGAACTGGACAAGAAGCTCAAGGGACATGAG GCTGGAAGAATCTCGAACCGCCTCTTCTATTTGTCTATCCCTCCAAATATATTTGTAGACGCTGTGAAATGTGCAAGCTCTTCTGCTTCATCTGTCAATGGATGGACTAGAGTCATTGTTGAGAAGCCTTTTGGCCGAGATTCTGAGACCTCCGCTGCTTTAACCAATTCACTGAAGCAGTACTTGGAGGAAGATCAAATCTTTAG GATAGACCATTACCTAGGAAAGGAGCTAGTAGAGAACTTATCCGTTCTCAGATTCTCAAACCTTATATTCGAACCTCTATGGTCAAGACAGTACATAAGGAACGTCCAATTCATATTCTCTGAGGACTTTGGCACTGAAGGACGTGGAGG GTACTTTGACCACTACGGAATAATAAGAGATATAATGCAGAATCATCTCCTTCAAATCTTAGCACTCTTTGCCATGGAAACACCTGTTAGTCTAGACGCAGAGGATATCAGAAATGAAAAGGTCAAGGTTCTACGTTCAATGAGGCCAATTCAAGTTGAAGATGTGGTGATAGGACAATACAAGAGCCACACGAAAGGAGGAGTTACATATCCAGGCTACACCGATGATAAAACTGTACCAAAAGATAGTCTGACTCCAACGTTTGCAGCTGCTGCTCTTTTCATCGACAATGCAAGATGGGATGGTGTGCCTTTTCTGATGAAAGCTGGCAAAGCACTACACACCAGGAG GGCGGAGATAAGGGTGCAGTTCAGGCATGTTCCAGGGAACTTGTATAACAGGAATAATACTGGTTGTGATCTTGATAAAGCTACAAACGAGCTTGTGATCCGTGTCCAGCCTGATGAAGCAATCTATTTGAAGATAAACAACAAGGTCCCTGGTTTGGGGATGAGATTAGATCGCAGTAACTTGAATCTTCTATATTCAGCAAG GTATTCGAAGGAGATACCAGATGCGTATGAGAGGCTTCTGCTGGATGCAATAGAAGGAGAAAGAAGGTTGTTCATAAGAAGTGATGAGCTTGATGCAGCTTGGTCACTGTTCACTCCATTGCTTAAAGagattgaagagaagaagagaatccCTGAGTACTATCCTTATGGGAGTCGTGGTCCAGTTGGTGCTCATTATCTAGCTGCTAAGCATAAGGTCCAATGGGGTGATATCAGCCTTGACCAGTGA
- the LOC111198037 gene encoding uncharacterized protein LOC111198037 yields MGKLLCDSTAMIQSPSPTVPWREPSTPAAAIDDVDLVNQSSAAAAVEAAEKTMAAATAWDDVSGLEEQQRRHLRRLHAKGVLWKHPGKEESSSPPVVFRLSHGGEVSSDGNCLFTASQKAMEARGVDARDLRRRAVRRFLEDFRSAGEEEKEVVREAIRHMYSPDLRAGWGIHIVQEEKLLAKKEERESLDSAIDELVLIGMRRETAAELIYRERCVPVNDGPSWAKYMSVSGSSEDEHDIISLQYTEDGLLSVDENRQGHAAAFGDDIAIECLATEFKREIYVVQAHGSDGMVEEENCVFFLPHKPRSEVIESPVFLFMKGTGWCGGGADHYEPLIASPSQIISQEKVAFVL; encoded by the exons ATGGGAAAGCTTCTGTGCGATTCAACGGCGATGATTCAATCCCCCTCACCAACCGTTCCTTGGAGGGAACCCTCGACACCCGCCGCCGCCATCGATGACGTGGATCTCGTCAACCAATCTTCCGCCGCCGCTGCCGTCGAAGCGGCGGAGAAGACGATGGCCGCCGCGACCGCGTGGGACGACGTCTCCGGTCTCGAGGAGCAGCAAAGGCGCCACCTTCGGCGTCTTCACGCAAAGGGCGTCCTCTGGAAGCACCCGGGGAAGGAAGAATCCTCCTCTCCCCCCGTCGTTTTCCGCCTCTCGCACGGCGGAGAGGTCTCCTCCGACGGGAACTGCCTCTTCACCGCGTCCCAGAAGGCAATGGAGGCGCGTGGGGTCGACGCTCGCGATCTACGGCGGAGGGCGGTGAGGAGGTTCCTCGAGGATTTTAGATCTGCGggggaggaggagaaggaggtTGTCAGGGAGGCGATAAGGCACATGTACTCGCCGGATCTGAGGGCAGGGTGGGGGATTCATATCGTTCAGGAGGAGAAGCTGCTCGCCAAGAAGGAGGAGCGTGAGAGTCTTGATTCCGCCATTGATGAGCTTGTGCTAATCGGAATGCGAAG AGAAACGGCTGCGGAGTTGATTTATAGAGAGAGGTGTGTTCCGGTGAACGATGGGCCTAGCTGGGCTAAGTACATGTCTGTTTCAGGGTCGTCAGAAGATGAGCATGACATCATCAGCTTGCAGTATACGGAGGATGGTTTGTTGTCTGTGGATGAGAACAGACAAGGGCATGCGGCTGCTTTTGGGGATGACATTGCGATCGAGTGTCTTGCCACAGAGTTCAAACGAGAGATCTATGTG GTGCAAGCGCATGGGTCAGATGGGATGGTGGAGGAAGAGAACTGTGTGTTCTTCCTTCCACACAAGCCGAGAAGCGAGGTCATTGAGTCTCCAGTGTTTCTGTTCATGAAAGGCACGGGTTGGTGCGGTGGTGGAGCTGATCATTACGAGCCCTTGATAGCGAGCCCATCTCAGATTATATCGCAAGAGAAAGTGGCATTCGTTTTGTGA
- the LOC106372389 gene encoding uncharacterized protein LOC106372389, with translation MKMKKKGKVYPSPPPSTQPPPPTPSSSSSSHYLNEDHSLSVLRLLPATILVLVTVLSAEDREVLAYLITRGTATISADSNKKKAATKKKKNKSSRNHKPPVFDCECFDCYTSYWLRWDSSPNRELIHDIIEAFENHHLATGGEDSAASRNKSKRGKKKEKPGRRVVEPEPVIEAAVLESHVSSPDNSPGRLSGAEVAERVEEEEVVREEEEEATVVLPAAAASVHKGLARKVLPDVLGLFNSSFWRLWNPNA, from the coding sequence atgaaaatgaagaagaaaggtAAAGTTTACccctctcctcctccttctactcaaccaccaccaccaacaccatcgtcttcctcttcatctcaCTACCTCAACGAAGACCACTCTCTCTCCGTCCTGAGGCTTCTCCCAGCGACGATTCTGGTGCTAGTCACGGTTCTCTCAGCTGAAGACAGAGAAGTCCTCGCTTACTTGATCACAAGAGGAACCGCCACCATCTCCGCCGACTCCAACAAGAAGAAGGCcgcgacgaagaagaagaagaacaaatctAGCAGAAACCACAAGCCTCCTGTCTTCGACTGCGAGTGTTTCGACTGCTACACTAGCTACTGGCTCCGATGGGACTCCTCTCCGAACCGCGAGCTCATCCACGACATCATCGAGGCGTTCGAGAATCACCATCTCGCTACCGGCGGCGAAGATTCGGCGGCTTCGAGGAACAAATCCAAGAGAggtaagaagaaagagaaaccGGGTCGTCGGGTCGTGGAGCCTGAGCCGGTTATTGAAGCTGCTGTTTTGGAGAGCCACGTGTCGTCTCCTGATAACTCGCCGGGGAGATTGAGTGGAGCTGAGGTTGCGGAGcgagtggaggaggaggaggttgttagagaagaagaagaagaagcgacGGTGGTTTTGCCGGCGGCGGCTGCGAGTGTGCACAAGGGATTAGCGAGGAAGGTACTACCGGACGTGTTGGGTCTGTTCAATTCCAGTTTTTGGAGGCTTTGGAATCCGAACGCGTAA
- the LOC106370642 gene encoding probable WRKY transcription factor 75 → MEGYDDGSLYAPFLSLKPHQSLSKSELEQGREEASKVREGSSRSKELKKKKGKKQKFAFQTRSQVDILDDGYRWRKYGQKAVKNNKFPRSYYRCTHGGCNVKKQVQRLTSDQEVVVTTYEGVHSHPIEKSTENFEHILTQMQIYSSF, encoded by the exons ATGGAAGGATATGATGATGGATCGTTGTATGCTCCGTTTCTGTCGTTGAAACCACATCAAAGCCTTTCTAAGTCAGAGTTAGAACAAGGCAGAGAAGAAGCCTCAAAAGTTAGAGAAGGTTCCTCCAGAAGCAAGGagttgaaaaagaagaagggaaaGAAACAAAAGTTTGCGTTTCAGACAAGGAGCCAAGTTGATATTCTTGATGATGGCTATCGTTGGAGAAAATATGGCCAAAAAGCTGTCAAGAACAACAAGTTCCCTAG GAGTTACTATAGGTGCACACATGGAGGATGCAATGTAAAGAAGCAAGTGCAAAGATTAACATCGGACCAAGAAGTTGTAGTCACGACCTACGAAGGAGTCCACTCGCATCCCATCGAAAAATCTACAGAAAATTTCGAACATATTCTCACCCAAATGCAAATCTACTCTtctttttaa
- the LOC106372388 gene encoding protein slowmo homolog has product MVKAYRQEHVYKHPWERVSAASWRKFADPENKRILSHILEVDTLNRKLDTDTGKLHTTRALTIHAPGPWFLHRIVGQDICHCVESTVVDGKSRSMQLITKNTSLQKFIEVEERIRYDPHPENPSAWTVCSQETSIRIKPLSALASMAEKVEQKCAEKFMQNSAKGREVMERICRYMEAESARV; this is encoded by the exons ATGGTGAAAGCATATAGACAAGAGCATGTCTACAAGCACCCGTGGGAGCGGGTCAGTGCCGCTTCGTGGAGGAAGTTTGCAGACCCTGAGAACAAACGCATCCTTTCTCATATCCTCGAAGTCGACACCTTGAACCGCAAGCTTGACACTGACACTGGGAAACTCCACACCACTCGTGCCCTCACCATCCACGCTCCTGGACCTTGGTTCCTTCACCGGATCGTGGGTCAGGACATCTGCCACTGCGTTGAATCAACTGTTGTGGATGGCAAATCACGTTCTATGCAG CTCATAACAAAGAACACTAGTCTCCAGAAGTTCATTGAAGTGGAGGAGAGGATAAGGTATGATCCTCATCCAGAGAATCCATCGGCATGGACGGTTTGTAGCCAGGAGACAAGCATTCGGATCAAACCCTTGTCGGCTCTGGCCTCAATGGCTGAGAAAGTTGAGCAGAAGTGCGCTGAGAAGTTCATGCAGAATAGCGCGAAAGGGCGAGAGGTTATGGAGAGGATTTGTAGGTATATGGAAGCAGAATCAGCTCGTGTCTAA
- the LOC106372387 gene encoding ARMADILLO BTB ARABIDOPSIS PROTEIN 1 — protein sequence MESQQKRQRTTRLAGRNLRRKLSRETDASSSIVMQITEVVDEEADLVVAIRRHVEVLNSSFSDREAVKEAAAAISSLAKIDENVEMMVENGVIPALVRYLESPWSLAINPNVPKSCDHKLEKDCAVSLGLIAAIQPGYQQLIVDAGAIVPTVKLLKRRGVCLGCMEANAVIRRAADIITNIAHDNPRIKTNIRVEGGIPPLVELLNFPDVKVQRAAAGALRTVSFRNDDNKNQIVELNALPTLVLMLQSEDPSMHGEAIGAIGNLVHSSPDIKKDVIRAGALQPVISLLSSTCLETQREAALLIGQFASPDSDCKVHIAQRGAITPLIKMLESSDEQVMEMSAFALGRLAQDTHNQAGIGQRGGIISLLNLLDVNTGSVQHNAAFALYGLADNEENLADFIKAGGIQRLQDDNFTVQPTRDCVVRTLKRLENKVHGPVLNQLLYLMRTTEKPIQMRIALALAHLCDPKDGKLIFIDNNGVEFLLELLYLSGMKQQKYSSRALFELARKATSFAPEDSAPSSPTQRVFLGAEFVNNPTLSDVTFLVDGKQFYAHKICLVASSDIFRAMFDGLYKERNAQNVEIPNITWEVFELMMRFIYTGRIDITKHLAQELLVAADQYLIEGLKRLCEYTIAQDICVDNIPLMYDLADTFNASALRRACTLFVLEHYTKLSSETWFPMFIKKIIPEIRTYITDILTRPVQASSTVV from the exons ATGGAGAGTCAACAGAAGCGCCAGCGAACAACACGCCTCGCCGGAAGAAACTTGAGGCGAAAGCTGTCCCGGGAGACAGACGCGTCGTCGTCGATAGTCATGCAGATTACGGAGGTCGTAGACGAAGAAGCAGATCTCGTCGTCGCGATCCGCCGCCACGTCGAGGTTTTGAACTCCAGCTTCTCAGATCGCGAAGCTGTCAAAGAAGCTGCTGCTGCTATCTCCTCTCTCGCTAAAATCG ATGAAAACGTGGAGATGATGGTGGAGAATGGAGTCATCCCTGCTTTGGTTAGATATCTAGAATCACCGTGGTCTTTGGCGATTAATCCAAACGTTCCCAAGTCTTGTGATCATAAGCTGGAGAAAGACTGTGCTGTTTCCCTTGGACTTATTGCTGCTATTCAG CCTGGTTACCAGCAGCTCATTGTGGATGCTGGGGCCATAGTTCCCACTGTGAAGTTGTTGAAGAGACGAGGGGTTTGTCTTGGGTGCATGGAAGCTAACGCTGTTATTAGGAGAGCTGCTGATATCATCACTAATATTGCTCATGACAATCCAAggattaaaacaaatataag ggtTGAAGGTGGCATTCCACCACTTGTTGAGCTTTTAAATTTTCCGGATGTCAAAGTCCAGAGGGCTGCTGCAGGGGCCTTGCGAACAGTTTCATTTAGAAATGATGATAACAAGAACCAA ATTGTGGAGTTGAATGCTTTGCCCACGCTTGTATTGATGCTTCAGTCAGAAGATCCTTCTATGCATGGCGAAGCG attggGGCAATTGGAAATCTTGTCCACTCATCTCCTGACATCAAGAAAGACGTTATCCGTGCTGGTGCCTTACAACCAGTGATCAGTTTACTTAG CTCCACTTGTTTAGAGACACAGAGAGAAGCAGCATTACTAATAGGTCAATTTGCTTCGCCTGATTCAGATTGCAAG GTGCACATTGCCCAGAGAGGTGCCATTACACCATTGATTAAGATGCTTGAGTCATCAGATGAGCAGGTCATGGAAATGTCAGCTTTTGCTCTTGGTCGTTTGGCTCAG GACACACACAATCAAGCTGGCATTGGACAAAGAGGAGGCATCATCTCACTACTAAATCTTCTTGATGTGAATACTGGATCTGTGCAACACAACGCTGCATTTGCTTTGTATGGCCTTGCAGATAACGAG GAAAATCTAGCAGACTTCATTAAGGCTGGAGGTATTCAAAGGCTTCAAGATGACAACTTCACTGTTCAA CCGACTAGGGATTGTGTTGTGAGGACactgaagaggctagagaacaAGGTTCATGGACCT GTACTGAACCAATTATTATATCTGATGAGAACCACTGAGAAGCCTATACAAATGCGAATTGCTTTGGCTCTTGCACATCTTTGTGACCCTAAAGAtggaaaattaattttcattgATAACAACG GAGTAGAGTTTCTGTTGGAGCTTCTATACTTGTCAGGCATGAAACAGCAGAAATATAGTTCAAGGGCTTTATTTGAATTAGCTAGAAAAGCTACTTCCTTTGCGCCAGAGGACTCAGCTCCTTCCTCACCCACCCAAcgg GTTTTTTTGGGTGCGGAGTTCGTGAACAACCCTACTTTGTCCGATGTCACATTCCTAGTCGATG GTAAACAATTCTATGCTCACAAGATTTGCTTGGTAGCTTCCTCTGATATATTCCGTGCAATGTTTGACGGCCTTTACAAG GAACGGAACGCCCAAAACGTGGAGATTCCAAATATAACATGGGAAGTGTTTGAGCTTATGATGAG ATTCATATACACAGGAAGAATTGACATCACCAAACATTTGGCTCAAGAGCTGCTTGTTGCAGCTGATCAGTATCTTATCGAAGGCCTCAAGCGCCTTTGTGAGTACACAATCGCACAG GACATCTGTGTGGATAACATACCGTTAATGTATGACTTAGCTGATACATTCAACGCTTCAGCCTTAAGACGAGCATGTACTCTCTTCGTTCTTGAGCATTACACTAAGCTCAGCTCTGAAACATG GTTTCCCatgtttatcaagaaaattatACCTGAAATCCGGACATACATCACAGATATTCTCACACGGCCAGTCCAAGCTAGCTCAACCGttgtataa